In Elephas maximus indicus isolate mEleMax1 chromosome 25, mEleMax1 primary haplotype, whole genome shotgun sequence, the genomic stretch cctgccctcccAAAGTCCTCTCTTGCAGTTTTCTCTCTCCTTGCTGCCTGCTGCAGCAAGACTAAACCACTTCCAGGTCCCTGGATGTGTCTTACATTcgccctctgtctctctctcttctagGTCTTTGAGTATgccgttccctctgcctgaaacccTCTTCCTGTCACTCCCACTGCCACCCTCCCCATCTCCTGACTGTCCAGGGTTGTCTGGGTTGGACCACAGCCCTGGTTCTTTCCTTTGACAGCACACTGTGTACAAACAGCCCAGTTATGGAATGTCTCCCCAACTCGAGTGAGGACAGGGGCTGGGGCCTGTCGGTCTTGCTCACCATCAGagctgtgcctggcacagagcaggtgtCTAGTAGGTGATTGTTGGATCAAAGATGGGCCCCAGACCTTGCCTTTGGGGATCCCACACCTGCCCCAGTTCTAGATTACTCTCGCCAGGGATTATGCATTGGGCTGGGAGAGGACATGATAAGACCCTGTTACAGGGACCGCTAGTCGTTTTTTGTTGATGAAGTGGGAGTTGGAGTTGCTGCTGAAATACGCCTGTGAATTGATTTTCCGTCTCTCAGCACCCCAGGGCCTCCTGAGCTCATTCCTTCCGTGTTTCTCGGTGTCTGCCCTTACATCCTCCTGAGGCCCACAGTAATGCAGTGCTTTCCATAGACCAGCAGGTCGGAGGCATCTCTGGGAGATCAGATATTGGGACCCCTTCTGCTTGCACTGGTCTGGCCACAACTCTGGGGAGAGAGCAAGTGGACGTGCCAGACAGGAGGGGCAGGGGACGGGTTTGCACGTTTGAGTCTTGGAAAAGGGAAGCTTGTGTGGACCTGTGTGTCCTCCAGCGGGATGTGCACTTGGCCATGGGAGCCGCGGGGCAGGGAGGGATTTCCTTTCCCACGCACTGGATGGGCATCCAGCCTTTCACTCTGTTCTGAGCCACAGGGCCCAGCCCACCTCCCTCAAAGGCCCAGGTGGCCTTTGAGGGTGGTGTCTGGAAGCGTGGAGCAGCCGACTTTCAGAGACTTCCAGTCCAGCAAGAGTTTCGGGGCACAGCCCACCTGGGAGGgagtgacatttttttttaattgtggtaaatatatacgtaacaaaacatttggcatTCCAATATTTTTCcatgtgtacaactcagtgacactgttTTTATTAAGCTGTTCAACCAAGGTGGTTACTGTTGGGGCCCTTCAGTGGGACATGGAGCCTGGATGGGGGCAGAGCAGGTGGGTTTTCAGCGTCCTGGGTCTCTCTGGCAGGTCTATAACTTGACCCAGGAGTTCTTCCGGCATGGTAAACCAGTCAATGCTGAGAGTCAGAACAGTGTGGGGGTGTTCACCCGGGAGGAGGTGTGCAACCGTATCAGGGATGACCCTGATGACCCGGAGGCCACCAAGCGCCTGAAGCTCGCCATGATCCAGCAGTACCTGAAGGTATCTTTGCTGTCTAGGCGCTTGGTGGAGCGCAGCTGCCAGAATAAGGAAAATTGATTGTGCGGGAGTCTGGGTCTGAGGTGGGGGTTGCGCTGCTCTGAGGTTCTGCCCCCCCCCTGCCTGGCCCTGGCGCACATCTGGCCTCTCTCTGGGTCTCCCCACAGGTGGAAAGCTGTGAGAGCAGCTCGCACAGCATGGATGAGGTGTCCCTGAGCGCCTTTGGGGAGTGGACGGAGATCCCCGGTGCCCACCACATCATCCCCTCGGGCTTCATGCGGGTTGTGGAGCTGCTGGCCGAGGGCATCCCGGCCCACGTCATCCAGCTGGGGAAACCTGTCCGTTGTGTTCACTGGGACCAGGCCTCGGCCCGCCCCCGGGGCCCTGAGATTGAGCCCCGGAGGGAAGGTGACCACAATCGCTACCCTGGGGAGGGTGACCAGGGGGGAGAGGAGCCCCGGGAGGACAGGCGGGGTGAGGACGAGCAGTGGCCAGTGCTGGTGGAGTGTGAAGACTGTGAGGTGGTCCCGGCAGACCACGTGATTGTGACCGTGTCGCTGGGTGTGCTCAAGAGGCAGTATGCCAGCTTCTTCCGGCCAGGTCTGCCTGCAGAGAAGGTGGCTGCCATTCATCGCCTGGGCATCAGCACCACCGACAAGATCTTTCTTGAATTTGAGGAGCCCTTCTGGGGCCCCGAGTGCAATAGCCTACAGTTTGTGTGGGAGGATGAGGCAGAGAGCCGCACCCTCACCTACCCGCCCGAGCTCTGGTACCGCAAGATCTGCGGCTTCGATGTCCTTTACCCGCCTGAGCGCTACGGCCACGTGCTGAGCGGCTGGATCTGTGGGGAGGAGGCCCTCGTCATGGAGAAGTGTGATGACGAGGCGGTGGCTGAGATCTGCACGGAGATGCTCCGTCAGTTCACAGGTGCGTGCCCGCGCCTCCATGTCTTGCTTCCTGCTTCCACTAGCCTCTTCCTCAACTGCGTCCTCtgataaaaaccagttgtcaccaaggtgattccaactcatggtgaccccattgtgtcagggtagaactatactctgtagggatttcagtggctaatttttaggaagtagatcaccaggcttttcttccaaggtgcctctaggtggactcaaactcccaaacttttggttaaaagctgagtgtgttaaccattcgtaccacccagggacccccgtCCTCTGCTAAAAACTATCTGCTGCTGAGTCCGTTCCCgctcatggcagcctcatgtgtgtcagagtagaactgtgttccatggagttttcaggggctggtttttcagaagtagatttccaggcctttcttctgaggtacctctgggtgggttcgaaccaccaacttttctgttagtagctgagtgcttaaccatttgtgctgctTAGGGACTCTGAATTTCCAGATAGCTCTCCCCACTCTCCAGACTGTCTGCAGACTGGGAGGGCGTGGTGGTCACTGAAGAACAACCACCTGGGGCCCCGAAATTACTGGCTCTGCTTTCTGTTTGGAGCTTGATGCACTCAAAAAGACAGGTGCTGTGTTTATTCTCTTTCTAAGGCCTGGTGGTAAAAAACTCAGACATCATTGCCAATTGCGCATTTCCTACCCAAACTTTTGTCTTGCTGAGGGTTGGATTTACGTTTTTCTGTCTAATCCTTTTAGTTGAACATTTCCCatccactgttccaccagggcctCACAGGAACCTCTGAAGCCAGAAAGGGGAACATTATTACCTGTAATGGTTTTAAAATGGGGGAAAATGAAGTCCCAGAGAGATGTGGTGTCTGCTGGAGGGCACAAGGAGgcgtgggggggggaggggtgtgtGTGCAGCTTGAACCCCTGCCTCTCTGTGCACTCTCCTCCATCCTCCGTGTCCCCCCATAGCAGCCTGGCCCCCCTGGAgccctggggctggggtgggagttGTTCATTCAGTGATATCTTCTGTGTGCAGCCATCTCTTACTGTCCCTTCCCTTGGCTCTTCTCACTTCCCAACAGGGAACCCCAACATTCCTAAACCTCGGCGAATCCTGCGCTCAGCTTGGGGGAGCAACCCCCACTTCCGAGGCTCCTATTCATATACGCAGGTGGGCTCAAGTGGGGCAGACGTGGAGAAGCTGGCCAAACCCCTGCCGTACACGGAGAGCTCCAAGGCGGcggtgagtgtgagtgtgtgtgtgggggtgtgcaAGGTGAGTACGAGTGTGTAAGGGGGTGGGCGTGGGTATCTCACAGGGGTGTCTGGTGCAGGGTGAGGAAGGGAAGAGTTCATGGAGGAGTGGTAAAGGCAGACGAGGGTGGAAGGGCTCCTCTAGTGGAAGAGAAGACCAGAAGATGGCACTGACATCTGGAAGAAAAGATGGAGTCAAATTGAGACTTTACGGAACCATTCGATGCTGTGTTGTCCAGTGTGGTAgtcattaattttaaattaattgaatTAACAAAAATTTAACTGGTAAGTTAAAAACTTAGTTCTTCTAtagcactagccacatttcaagttcaatagccacgtgtggctagtggctaccatattagagTGTAGagctatagaacattttcatcatcgtAGAAAGTTCTCTTGGATGGCACTGACTCAATGGAAGTAAGTTTCTCAATaggttttagaaaataaaattgagaatACTGACCCTCccccaaattattattatttttttggtgttatactccctgaaggagccctggtggcacagtggttgaagcttggctgctaaccaaaaggtcagcagttcgaatctatcagccgctccttggaaaccctatggggcagttctactctgtcctataaggtcatgatgagtccgaattgacaatgggttttggttttttatatactcTGAGAGAGAAAATAGTAAATCTAAGAGAAATAGTTGCATATATTTTTCCCTTCATAAAATGGGTTTCTTGTTTCTCCTCGAAGCATacagtagaaattaataataataataaaataaccagttgctgttgagttgattctgactcagggagaccccatgtgtccgagtagaactgtgctccacagggttttcaataactgactTTTTCAGAGATAGATCGCCAGTCTTTCCTACAagtcacctctggatggacttgaacgttcagccttttgcttagcagctgagcatgttagcaGCTTGCACCACCCTGAAACCTCTATGTACAATAAATTTTTGGAATGGTATTTAAAACAATTCTTTGGTGTAATTGGTGAAGAAGATTTCAGTCAACCAGCACATGTTGTGCCAGCCCGGCTATGTGCTCAGGGGGAAAAAGGAGAGGGCCAGCATTTAAAGAGAAAGAGGTCCCCAGAAAGGATCCTCCCTGCTGCCGCAGCATCCTCCCCAAAGAACAAATCTTACCTTGTTACCTGTACCAGATAGGACTAGTGCATGTAAccgaaaaataaaacaagcacaAAATAGCTGTGACTTAAACAAGATGGAAATTTACTTTGCTCATGCAGAAGGAAACCTGGAGACAGGGATCAGGACCCAGTATTGTTAGCATGTAGCTCCCATCTTCAAGGGTACCTTTGGTCCAACACGGCTGCTGAGGCTACAGCCTTTATGTCTGCATTTTAGGCTACAAGGAGGAGGAGAAGCAGACAAGCAAAAAGGAGAAATCTTGGAACTGAGTTCGGTATCTTTAGCAACAAGTGTACTTACagctcattggccagaacttagtcacatgacTATACCTAGTTGCTAGAGAGGCTGGGATAGGTCATTTATTCTGGATGGCAATGGACCCAGTTAAAGATCAAGGCTTCCTTACTGAGGAGGAAGAGGCAAATGGATGGAGGTTGGAGTCAATTTAACAACCTTGGTGGGCTCCTTgtttgtgagatgaagcctcactacTCAAAGTGGGTGGCCCAtggaccagcagcaccagcatcacccgggagcttgttagaaatgcaaaatctcaggcCCACCTCATACCTGCTGAATTAAAAACTGCTTTGTATCAGGATCCCCAGGTGATGGGTTTGCACATCCAGTTTTAGATGGCCTGGGATACAGCCCAGGCTTGGAATGCAAGAACGTGCACTTCGTCCAAACCCCACCAAGACAGCCTACTCCCTTTAAGTTGGGCTCTAACTGTACCAAAATGCTCTCAACCCCCTAAACCAGGCCTGCTCTGGTGCATTGTTGCCCCTacttttccctctgcctgaaatgacCTTTGCCTGTTCATTCACTTGGCATCCTCCAAGAACCACTCCAAATGTCCTGTCCTCTGGGAAGCTTTGTGCAACCCCCCTCGCAGTAGGCCTCTTTTCTGGGCTCTCAGCACCTCACCCCAGCACCCACCCCAGCACGCATGACACTGTTTAGTAATTGGGTTTCGTGTCTGGCTTCCCCACCAGCATGGCAGCTCCTCAAAGCAGCAGCCCGGTCACCTTTTATCTTCCAAGTGCCCAGAACAGTCCCGGGACCCTAATAGGGGCTCCATAAAGGTTTGTTAAATTACCACCTCACTTTATCGAGTGTGTTTCTTGTTCCAGGTTCTAAGTGCTTTAGGCTCATTATGTCACTTAATCCTTACAGCTGCCCTCAGAAGTAGGTGGTATaaacccattttgcagatgagaaaatcgAGGCTTAGGGAGGTTAAAGCACTTGTCTGGGTTCTCTAGTAAGAGGCACAATGAGCCTTcgagagtacagagtcagcactCAGAACAACCTCATGGCGGAAAGATCAGAGGCCTGGATGTTTGGGAAGAAGCAGGGGAAGGGGGCCAGATGGCATGGGCAGCGCCTTATCCTCTGGAAGCAGCGGCACCTGCATCTCAGGTGCCTGCTCTCTGCTCTTGGACTTGTAGTATGGATTGGGGCTCTGGGAAGACAGTAGCTGCTTCTGTTCTGCCCTCATTCCTCTTTCCCTCACCAGCCCATGCAGGTGCTGTTCTCAGGGGAGGCCACCCATCGCAAGTACTACTCCACCACCCATGGTGCTCTACTCTCTGGCCAGCGGGAGGCTGCCCGCCTCATCGAGATGTACCGAGACCTCTTCCAGCAGGGGACCTGAGGGCCTTCCTCATTGCCGAGCGTGTTCCTTCAAGAACCACTAACTCGTGACTGCCAGCCCTTGCCCCCTGCTGCCATGTGCTCCTAATCTTCTAACCCTCTGTAGAATGGAGTTTTCTCTTTTGTAGAGATAGATGCCCTGACTGGCTTCAGACCTGGCCCTGTAGCTTTCCTTCTGGTCCTGACCAGGGTGGGGCTCATTGACTTACCTCTTCCTCTGACCCCTGACCTCCCTGTGCAGCCCTGTCTCTCCTGACTCATTATTGTAAGTGCCTTCAATACTTCGCATTTTGAGATAATAAAAAGAGGCCTACCTTTCCTGTGCTCCTCAGCTTCTCTCTTCTGTTGTCCTCagcccctgtgttttcttctttttttaatcatacccctgtcttagttatctagtgctgctgctgtaacagaaatgccacaagtggatggctttaacaaacagaagcttattctctcagagtctagtaggctagaagtccaaattcaagacatcagctccaagggaaggctttgtctgttggctctggaggaaggtccttgtcatcagtcttcccccggactaggagcccctctacgcaggaaccccaggtccaaaggacgtgctgtgcacccggcactgcattcttggtggtatgaggtatccctgtctctctgttcacttctctcttttatatctcaaaagagactgtctcaagacacgatccaatcttgtagatcgagtcttgcctcattaactaactgctgcctatcccaccttatggaggtaggatttataacacataggaaaatcacatcagatgacaaaatggtggacagtcacataatactgggaatcatggcctagctaagatgacacacatttttgggggacataattcaatccgccctttggccccccaaaattcatgtctttgccacatgtaaaacacattcaccccatcatatcatagcaaaagtccaaaatccaaaaaccctcttcatctgtgaaatctagaatacaagttatctgcttccaaagtccaatggtgaaacaggcacaagctagacatttccattagaagtgggagaaattggaaaaaaagtataacaggcaccaagcaattgGCAGAACACAATTATATTAGCCCCCAAGGCTttgaaaacaatcctctgttctctgagacaatttacacaatggccctgccctccagactctaggtattgggcACACTGTCCAGATTATGAGTGGCGGTCCCTGGCCCTGGGGTTCAGCTTggctttccaggcccactggaacaccAGCCTtcgctccctcagctttaggcacaccattctcctagtccatctgagtggtgactgcacccttagaaacaccagaggctatGGATCTACCCTTTGAAGCCCCGTAGGTCTTGGCCATAccatttgagactgaggcagcttgacttcttgtgttccttttctcttcagcttctgcttcctggttccttggcttctCGGCCTCTCGGGCCTCTGCTGGGGCAAGTATTCCAAAgatctgtagctccactgataagtgccgggaggcaccccactctaccagtaaactttggccagaaggtactcagctgtcttgcttcgtgggttggcaagcctagctccatcgataagtgcctggaggcaccccactctgccaggaagcctcctgcacaaaggcactcagctctctcactctgggggtcagctccagcactctTTGGtgctggtctcttggttctgctgctgctggttctctgctgctgctggttctctgctgctgcttcttgccatctgtgccatctctggtgttaacGGTTCTCCTCACTGCCCTCcaagtcctctatccattcacagcttTAAAACCGTTTAcacattttaagtatctgttagagcagcatacTACTCTCTCAGTACaaaatactgtcttagttacctggtgctgctataacagaaatcccacaagtggatggctttaacaaacagaggtttattctctcactgtctagtaggctagaagtccaaattcagggtgtcagctccaggggaaggctttttctgtcggctctggaggaagcctcttgtcagcaatcttcccatggactaggagcctctccacgcaggaaccaaaggatgcactctgctcccagcactgcattcttggtggtatgaggtccctgtctctctgcacccttctctcttttgtatctcaaaagagattttctcaagacaatccagtcttgtaggttgagtcctgcctcattaaaataactgctgcctatcccacctcattaacatcatagaggtaggatttataacacatatgaaaatcacatcagatgacaaaatggtgaacaatcacacaatactgggaatcatggcctagccagtttgatacacatatttttgggggatacaattcaatcaatgacacCTCCTTTGAGTGAGAAGATGGTTGGGGAGCCATGGCCTGTCTGGGCCCCCAGAAGGAAAGTGCCTGCATTTCCTGGAAGGGGTGTCCCTGTACCTCAATGTGGTTGGGGCTATTTGCCTGTCTGCGTGGAGGCCCCTCAAGGATAAGGGTCCCTCTTCCTGCCAGACCCCAGCTCCTTCAGGCAGACCTGGTTCATCCGCTGGTCTTTGCCTGACTTCTCAGAGCCTGACTGGAAGATGAGGCCActtggagtggagtggagtgagTTCCATGGGAGGGGAGACCCTGCTTAGATGTGTTAATTATTATATCAGCATCACCTGCCCACAGGGCTTTGTGCCTGGCCCATGCTGCCATCATTTGGAAAGGTAGATAGTCTGGCCATTGTTTTGGCAGAGAGATATTCCCAACTGTCTCCCACTTGCTATATTCCAAGGACCTGCCAGTTATTGGGGGCTAGTCTGTTCTCTTTTTtgctcagtaaaaaaaaacatatctaTACACACACCTCCATACGCTCACCTTCATACACATACACCTACATACACTTACATATACTTACCCacatacaaatatacacacacagacctgCACACACACCCCCTACCTCTACACACATACTTACATATATTCACACTTACATACACCCACTCCCACatagatacacatacatacatgcatatacatacctatacacaggtatatacacacatacacacctgtaCACATACAATTACATGTACAGAACCTTAAAGAACATGTAGTCATTTCCTTACTCCAGGTTTCTTGTGGTAGAGTTCCAAATCTATAGAAGTGAGGGGATGGGGTGGTGGAGAGAGGTGGGCTTACTGGTCTAACGatatatgatggttaaggttgtgtatcgacttggctgggccatgattctcagtggtttggtaattATGgtatagtttggcagctatgtaatgatgtaatcacttccataatgagatctgatataatgtaaacacctccatgatgagatctgctatgagcagccaatcacttgaaagggagtttccttgggggtatgacctgcatccaatatacgtagactttctggcaaagctccctggcttttgctttgctctggatcctgcatttg encodes the following:
- the SMOX gene encoding spermine oxidase isoform X1; translated protein: MQSCESSGDSADDPLSRGLRSRGQPRVVVIGAGLAGLAATKALLEQGFTDVTVLEASSRVGGRVQSVKLGHATFELGATWIHGSHGNPIYHLAEANGLLEETTDGERSVGRISLYSKNGVACYLTNRGRRIPKDVVEEFSDLYNEVYNLTQEFFRHGKPVNAESQNSVGVFTREEVCNRIRDDPDDPEATKRLKLAMIQQYLKVESCESSSHSMDEVSLSAFGEWTEIPGAHHIIPSGFMRVVELLAEGIPAHVIQLGKPVRCVHWDQASARPRGPEIEPRREGDHNRYPGEGDQGGEEPREDRRGEDEQWPVLVECEDCEVVPADHVIVTVSLGVLKRQYASFFRPGLPAEKVAAIHRLGISTTDKIFLEFEEPFWGPECNSLQFVWEDEAESRTLTYPPELWYRKICGFDVLYPPERYGHVLSGWICGEEALVMEKCDDEAVAEICTEMLRQFTGNPNIPKPRRILRSAWGSNPHFRGSYSYTQVGSSGADVEKLAKPLPYTESSKAAPMQVLFSGEATHRKYYSTTHGALLSGQREAARLIEMYRDLFQQGT
- the SMOX gene encoding spermine oxidase isoform X2, giving the protein MQSCESSGDSADDPLSRGLRSRGQPRVVVIGAGLAGLAATKALLEQGFTDVTVLEASSRVGGRVQSVKLGHATFELGATWIHGSHGNPIYHLAEANGLLEETTDGERSVGRISLYSKNGVACYLTNRGRRIPKDVVEEFSDLYNEVYNLTQEFFRHGKPVNAESQNSVGVFTREEVCNRIRDDPDDPEATKRLKLAMIQQYLKVESCESSSHSMDEVSLSAFGEWTEIPGAHHIIPSGFMRVVELLAEGIPAHVIQLGKPVRCVHWDQASARPRGPEIEPRREGDHNRYPGEGDQGGEEPREDRRGEDEQWPVLVECEDCEVVPADHVIVTVSLGVLKRQYASFFRPGLPAEKVAAIHRLGISTTDKIFLEFEEPFWGPECNSLQFVWEDEAESRTLTYPPELWYRKICGFDVLYPPERYGHVLSGWICGEEALVMEKCDDEAVAEICTEMLRQFTGNPNIPKPRRILRSAWGSNPHFRGSYSYTQVGSSGADVEKLAKPLPYTESSKAAHGSSSKQQPGHLLSSKCPEQSRDPNRGSIKPMQVLFSGEATHRKYYSTTHGALLSGQREAARLIEMYRDLFQQGT